One region of Polaribacter pectinis genomic DNA includes:
- a CDS encoding GNAT family N-acetyltransferase — MTMEDFIIREIKPEDNLGLSKVIRSVILEMGAPKIGTAYEDKATDTMFENFQKSTSFYFVVEHKGKVVGGAGIAQLDNFEGNICELQKMYFLPIARGKGLGSKLISTCLKEAKKVGFESCYLETMPYMNAAKKLYNKNGFTDLNKPMGNTGHYSCNVWMLKEL; from the coding sequence ATGACAATGGAAGATTTTATCATTAGGGAAATAAAACCAGAAGACAATTTGGGACTATCCAAAGTTATAAGAAGTGTTATTTTAGAAATGGGCGCACCAAAAATTGGTACGGCTTATGAAGATAAAGCTACTGATACCATGTTTGAAAATTTTCAGAAATCGACCTCTTTTTATTTTGTTGTAGAACACAAAGGTAAAGTTGTTGGTGGAGCAGGAATTGCTCAATTAGACAATTTTGAAGGTAATATTTGTGAGCTTCAAAAAATGTATTTCTTACCAATTGCAAGAGGTAAAGGACTGGGTTCTAAACTAATTTCCACCTGTCTTAAAGAAGCAAAAAAAGTTGGGTTTGAAAGTTGTTATTTAGAAACCATGCCATATATGAATGCCGCCAAAAAACTTTATAATAAAAATGGATTTACCGATTTAAATAAACCAATGGGAAACACTGGTCATTATTCTTGTAACGTTTGGATGCTAAAAGAACTATAA
- the ribD gene encoding bifunctional diaminohydroxyphosphoribosylaminopyrimidine deaminase/5-amino-6-(5-phosphoribosylamino)uracil reductase RibD translates to MQIAKNGLGSARPNPSVGAVIVYKNKIIGEGFTSSYGGNHAEVNAVNSVINKTLLKEATIYVTLEPCAHFGKTPPCADLLVKHKFKRVVIGCVDTNSLVAGKGIERLKNANIDVVVGVLEDECKEHHKRFFTVQNNKRPFIVLKWAETKDGFVAPESKNEQKPVFISNKYSQQLVHKLRSKEHAILVGTNTVLADNPKLNVRSWFGENPIRIVLDSSLRIANNANILDGSVKTIVITKERKENLKPRENVIFEEISFSKNVAQQICKVLQKHNLQSVIVEGGTQTLQTFVDENLWDEALVFIGDNNFEKGVKAPVFNGKFSSEEYIKNDVLKIYKND, encoded by the coding sequence TTGCAAATTGCTAAAAACGGACTTGGATCTGCAAGACCAAATCCTTCTGTAGGCGCAGTAATTGTGTATAAAAATAAAATTATTGGAGAAGGTTTTACATCATCCTATGGCGGAAATCATGCAGAAGTAAATGCTGTAAATTCTGTAATTAACAAAACCCTTTTAAAAGAAGCTACAATATATGTAACATTAGAACCTTGTGCGCATTTTGGTAAAACGCCACCTTGTGCAGATTTGTTGGTAAAACACAAGTTTAAAAGAGTGGTAATAGGTTGTGTAGACACTAATAGTTTGGTTGCTGGAAAAGGAATTGAACGTTTAAAAAACGCTAATATCGATGTTGTTGTTGGTGTTTTAGAAGATGAATGTAAAGAACATCACAAACGATTTTTTACAGTTCAAAATAATAAAAGACCATTTATTGTTTTAAAATGGGCAGAAACTAAAGATGGTTTTGTGGCTCCAGAAAGTAAAAATGAACAAAAACCTGTTTTTATTTCTAATAAATATTCTCAACAATTAGTACATAAATTACGAAGTAAAGAGCATGCAATTTTAGTGGGTACAAATACGGTTTTGGCAGACAATCCAAAATTGAATGTTAGAAGTTGGTTTGGAGAAAACCCAATTAGAATTGTTTTAGATAGTAGTTTAAGGATTGCAAATAATGCAAATATTTTAGATGGAAGTGTAAAAACGATTGTAATTACTAAAGAGAGAAAAGAGAATTTAAAGCCAAGAGAAAATGTAATTTTCGAAGAAATTAGTTTCTCTAAAAATGTTGCCCAACAAATTTGTAAAGTTTTACAAAAACACAACCTTCAATCTGTAATTGTAGAAGGAGGAACACAAACATTACAAACCTTTGTAGATGAAAATTTGTGGGATGAAGCTTTGGTTTTTATTGGAGATAATAATTTTGAAAAAGGAGTAAAAGCTCCAGTTTTTAATGGGAAATTTTCTTCCGAAGAATACATTAAAAACGATGTTTTAAAAATATATAAGAATGATTAA
- the prmC gene encoding peptide chain release factor N(5)-glutamine methyltransferase, producing the protein MTLKEFKIFFSEELSDIYPQTEIESFFFILVEDKFQLQRIDTVIKPDFLITDQYLSELKNITKRLQKEEPLQYILGKTEFYGLRFFVDKNTLIPRPETEELVAWALLESKKLSNNKLNILDIGTGTGCIPISLAKNLENVTISAVDISSEALKIAKRNAVLNNVEIDFNELDILEAKKLPQQFNIIISNPPYVRELEKVEIKNNVLENEPHLALFVDDKNPLIFYKKIADLAKKHLTKDGLLFFEINQYLSTETVAMLVEKGFKNIELKKDYFGNNRMIKAGINT; encoded by the coding sequence ATGACTTTAAAAGAATTTAAAATATTTTTTTCTGAAGAACTTTCAGACATATATCCACAAACAGAAATAGAAAGTTTTTTCTTTATTCTTGTTGAAGATAAATTTCAACTACAAAGAATTGATACCGTTATAAAACCAGATTTCTTAATTACAGATCAATATTTATCAGAATTAAAAAACATTACTAAAAGACTTCAAAAAGAAGAACCTCTACAATATATTCTAGGTAAAACAGAATTTTATGGTTTGCGCTTTTTTGTTGATAAAAACACACTAATACCAAGACCAGAAACAGAGGAATTAGTAGCATGGGCTTTGCTTGAGAGTAAAAAATTAAGTAACAATAAACTAAATATTTTAGATATTGGAACTGGAACTGGCTGTATTCCTATTTCTTTAGCAAAAAATTTAGAAAACGTAACAATTTCTGCAGTAGACATTTCTTCGGAAGCTTTAAAGATAGCCAAACGAAATGCTGTTCTAAATAATGTAGAAATAGATTTTAATGAACTAGATATTTTAGAGGCAAAAAAACTACCTCAACAATTCAATATTATTATTTCCAATCCTCCTTACGTTCGAGAATTAGAGAAAGTAGAAATTAAAAATAATGTTTTAGAAAACGAACCTCATCTTGCATTATTTGTTGATGATAAAAACCCATTAATTTTCTATAAAAAAATAGCCGATTTAGCAAAAAAACACCTCACTAAAGATGGTTTGTTGTTTTTTGAAATAAACCAATATTTAAGTACAGAAACGGTTGCAATGTTAGTAGAAAAAGGATTTAAAAATATTGAATTGAAAAAAGACTATTTTGGAAACAATAGAATGATTAAAGCAGGTATAAATACCTGA
- a CDS encoding HAD family hydrolase: protein MIKNIIFDFGDIFINLDKEATYKEMAKLGVTEISEDMVAVYHQYEKGLISTDEFISFYDEKFPNIKREELVFAWNAILLDFPKKRLEFLKELSESKKYRLFLLSNTNDLHISWIQGNWGMELYNEFKGYFEQFYLSHEINFRKPDTEIYEFVLTENNLKAEETLFVDDLEINTIAAQELGIKTWNLIPGEEDVVELFTKNKL, encoded by the coding sequence ATGATTAAGAATATAATTTTCGATTTTGGAGATATTTTTATCAACCTAGATAAAGAGGCAACTTACAAAGAAATGGCAAAGTTAGGTGTTACAGAAATCTCTGAAGATATGGTTGCTGTGTATCATCAATATGAAAAAGGATTGATTTCTACAGATGAGTTTATTAGTTTTTACGATGAGAAATTCCCAAATATTAAACGAGAAGAATTGGTTTTTGCTTGGAATGCTATTTTGTTAGATTTTCCTAAAAAGAGATTAGAGTTTTTAAAAGAATTATCTGAAAGTAAAAAATACAGATTATTTTTATTGAGCAACACAAATGATTTACATATCTCTTGGATTCAAGGTAATTGGGGAATGGAATTGTATAATGAATTTAAAGGTTATTTCGAACAGTTTTATTTATCTCATGAAATCAATTTTAGAAAACCAGATACAGAAATCTATGAATTTGTTTTAACTGAAAACAATCTAAAAGCAGAAGAAACATTGTTTGTAGATGATTTGGAGATAAATACAATTGCTGCACAAGAATTGGGTATTAAAACTTGGAATTTAATTCCTGGTGAAGAAGATGTTGTAGAATTATTCACTAAAAATAAGCTCTAA
- the cls gene encoding cardiolipin synthase produces MIYYILLLVHLTLFGWAFYNILYFGVKPSKSLSWILITFFFPFIGAFAFILFGINRRKIKYFELKETKKRKNYIKSNFNKKENKNITELSSSKATKISNLIYNNTHIPLELGNNVVLLKNGEDTFEALFKAIKNAEKFIHLQYYIIENGEILSKIIELLKEKRKQNVEVRILYDSFGSYNLKKKTKQELTDIGVEIYPETPFKFGSFIFSLNFRNHRKIAVIDNKIGFTGGVNISDEYITEDTNLGIWQDTHIQVKGSAVTSIHKSFLKDFYYATNKDLSNDKKYTENFDAEGDTKIQIVSSGPDYDQSVVMQQYLSFINLAEKSICVLNPYFIPTFPILEAFKIAALSGVKVTLLLPKITDSKIATYGMYSYFETLLKAGVEIYLRDDFSHSKVIFIDEEIASVGSTNFDCRSFEHNYELNAIIYDKKVTSEIIEEFKERKELANKIDLEDFLNRSNKQKTLERLARFLSPLL; encoded by the coding sequence TTGATATACTACATTCTCTTACTTGTTCATTTAACTCTATTTGGTTGGGCATTTTATAACATTTTATATTTTGGCGTAAAACCTTCTAAATCTTTAAGTTGGATTTTAATTACGTTCTTTTTCCCTTTTATTGGAGCTTTTGCTTTTATTTTATTCGGAATTAATCGAAGAAAAATAAAATATTTCGAACTGAAAGAAACCAAAAAAAGAAAAAACTACATTAAGAGTAATTTCAACAAAAAAGAGAATAAAAATATAACTGAACTATCTAGTTCGAAAGCCACAAAAATATCGAACTTAATTTATAACAACACCCATATTCCATTAGAACTTGGAAACAATGTAGTGCTATTAAAAAATGGCGAAGATACTTTTGAAGCATTATTTAAAGCCATTAAAAATGCTGAAAAATTTATCCATTTACAATATTACATTATAGAAAATGGAGAAATACTATCTAAAATAATAGAACTTCTTAAAGAAAAAAGAAAACAAAATGTAGAAGTAAGAATCTTGTACGATTCTTTTGGAAGCTATAATTTAAAGAAAAAAACAAAACAAGAATTAACAGATATTGGTGTTGAAATATATCCAGAAACTCCATTTAAATTTGGAAGTTTCATTTTCTCATTAAATTTTAGAAATCATAGAAAAATTGCAGTTATAGATAACAAAATTGGTTTTACTGGAGGTGTTAATATTTCTGATGAATATATAACAGAAGACACAAATTTAGGTATTTGGCAAGACACACATATACAGGTCAAAGGTTCTGCTGTTACAAGTATCCACAAATCTTTTCTGAAAGATTTTTACTATGCAACCAACAAAGATTTAAGTAACGATAAAAAATATACAGAAAATTTTGATGCTGAAGGAGATACAAAAATACAGATAGTTTCTAGTGGACCAGATTACGATCAATCTGTAGTAATGCAACAATATTTAAGCTTTATAAACCTTGCTGAAAAAAGTATTTGTGTACTAAATCCTTATTTTATACCTACATTTCCTATTCTAGAAGCTTTTAAAATTGCTGCTTTAAGTGGTGTAAAAGTTACTTTATTATTACCAAAAATTACCGATTCTAAAATAGCTACTTATGGTATGTATTCCTATTTTGAAACTTTATTAAAAGCTGGTGTAGAAATTTATTTAAGAGATGATTTCTCTCATAGTAAAGTTATTTTTATTGATGAAGAAATTGCATCTGTTGGTTCCACAAACTTCGATTGTAGAAGTTTTGAACATAACTATGAATTAAATGCCATCATTTATGATAAAAAAGTGACTTCAGAGATTATAGAGGAATTTAAAGAAAGAAAAGAGTTGGCTAATAAAATAGATTTAGAAGATTTTTTAAACCGATCTAACAAACAAAAAACGTTAGAACGTTTGGCAAGATTTTTAAGTCCATTATTGTAA